Proteins encoded in a region of the Planococcus shixiaomingii genome:
- a CDS encoding FAD-containing oxidoreductase, producing the protein MLTFDAIIIGFGKAGKTLAGELAEQDWKVALIEKDPTMYGGTCINIACIPTKVLVHDGLHGVPYSEAIERKNEVVEKLRAKNYKNIADNEGITLFNSAAKFRSDKEVEILLDGQQEVLTAEHIFINTGATANLPPIEGDIRSDKVYTSTTLIERKQLPEKLVIVGAGYIGLEYASMYANFGSKVTVISPEDGLLPYEDADITAEIQKELEAKGIRFEFGTHAEEIKEDSKDLVTVTLSGAERISANAVLLATGRKPNVEDLGLEHTGVELTEKGAVQVDDYLQTTASNVWAMGDVKGGMQFTYISLDDSRIVMDSLTGDKKLSLETRQHIPYSVFIDPPFSRVGLTAKEAQEQGYNIIEGKMPIASHPRAHVINDLRGLFKVVVDKDTQQVLGASLFGPESPELINLVKMAMDLKAPYTFLRDQIYNHPVMSEAFNTLFDIQ; encoded by the coding sequence ATGCTAACGTTTGATGCCATTATCATCGGTTTCGGCAAGGCAGGAAAGACATTGGCCGGGGAACTGGCGGAGCAAGATTGGAAAGTTGCGCTGATCGAGAAAGATCCGACGATGTATGGCGGAACTTGCATCAACATCGCCTGCATCCCGACGAAAGTGCTGGTCCATGACGGCTTGCACGGCGTTCCTTATTCAGAAGCGATTGAGCGGAAAAACGAAGTTGTGGAAAAGCTGCGGGCAAAAAACTATAAAAATATTGCTGATAATGAAGGAATCACCCTTTTTAACTCCGCTGCAAAATTCCGCTCCGACAAAGAAGTGGAAATCCTGCTTGACGGCCAGCAGGAAGTCTTGACCGCTGAACACATCTTCATCAACACTGGCGCGACGGCCAATCTTCCGCCGATCGAAGGCGATATCCGATCTGACAAAGTCTACACGAGCACGACGCTGATTGAACGGAAACAGCTGCCGGAAAAACTGGTGATTGTAGGTGCTGGCTATATCGGTTTGGAATATGCGTCGATGTACGCGAATTTCGGTTCTAAGGTCACCGTCATTTCACCGGAAGATGGATTGCTGCCGTATGAGGATGCAGACATTACCGCTGAAATCCAAAAAGAGCTAGAAGCGAAAGGTATCCGTTTCGAGTTTGGCACCCATGCCGAAGAAATCAAAGAAGATAGCAAAGATTTGGTTACGGTCACTCTGTCTGGTGCTGAACGAATCTCAGCGAATGCGGTGCTGCTTGCTACTGGGCGAAAACCGAATGTGGAAGATCTCGGCCTTGAACATACCGGCGTTGAGCTGACCGAAAAAGGCGCTGTCCAAGTGGATGACTACTTGCAGACGACAGCCAGCAACGTCTGGGCGATGGGTGATGTCAAAGGCGGCATGCAGTTCACTTATATCTCCCTGGACGACTCCCGCATTGTTATGGACAGTTTAACAGGCGATAAAAAACTGTCGCTGGAAACGCGGCAGCATATTCCCTACTCCGTCTTCATCGATCCGCCGTTCTCGCGCGTCGGTCTGACGGCAAAAGAAGCTCAGGAACAAGGCTACAACATCATCGAAGGCAAAATGCCGATCGCCTCTCACCCGCGGGCGCATGTCATTAACGACTTGCGCGGGCTGTTCAAAGTCGTCGTCGACAAAGATACGCAGCAGGTTTTAGGCGCAAGCTTATTCGGCCCCGAATCTCCTGAGTTGATCAACTTGGTGAAAATGGCGATGGACTTGAAGGCGCCTTATACGTTCTTGCGCGATCAAATCTACAATCACCCGGTCATGAGCGAGGCATTTAATACGTTATTTGATATTCAATAA